A segment of the Pantoea sp. At-9b genome:
GCAATTTTTGCCGGTGGTTGTTTCTGGTGTACGGAAGCGATTTTCCAATCCATTGATGGCGTCATCTCGGTCGAGAGTGGCTATATCGGCGGCCATGTTGCCTCTCCCAGTTATGACCAGGTGTACAGTGACACCACCGGTCATGCCGAGGCCGTGCGCATCGTTTTTGATGCGGATACCGTCAGCTACGACGATCTGCTGGATATCCACTTTGCCACTCACGATGCCACCCAGCCCAATATCAAAGATGGCGTCGAGCGTTCCCGTTACCGCTCTGCCCTGTTCCCGACGTCGGAAGCCCAGCGTCTCGCCGCTCAGCAGGGCATTGCGCGTGCGGCAGAGGAACTCGGCGCACCGCTGGTGACGCAACTGGAACCGTTGAACGAATGGTATCCGGCTGAGGATTACCACCAGAACTTCTGGGAAAAAGAGGGCCAGGAAAACGCCTTCTGTATGATGAATATCCCGGCCAAGCTGCAAAAACTGCGCAAGAAATTTCCGCAGCAAGCACGCTAACGCCGCTGCGGCGTCATCTCTTCAATCACTTCAGTGATGCGCTGAATCACCTGCTGCGCCGCACGTGACAATTGTCGCGAGGGCGCAGTACACAGCGCCAGCGTCAACGGGCGTAACACGCTATTTTTCAGTGGCACAAAACACAGTTGCTGTTCTGCCACTTCGCTCATCACATCCAGCAAGCTGAGCACACAGATGCCGGTTCCTTGCGTCACCAAGCTACGGATCAGGCGGATATCATTGCAGGCGATAATGTTATCCGGTGCCAGCCCCTGTTTGCGATATAGCGCGGCGACACGTTCGTGTACCACCAGCGATTCGCCAGGGATGATATGCCGTTCACCACTCAACTCGCTCAGCGATAACGCGCTACGGCCACTCAGCGCGTGTTGCGGTGGCAGTACCACCCCCATCTCCAGCTCGGCAAAGGCCAGCACATCCAGACCACTCTGCCCGGCCGGGTCAAGAATCAGGCCAAAATCAATTTCTGACTGGCGAATCAACTGGCTGATGGCATGGCTGTTGTCGACCGTCAGCTCCAGCCGCAACCATTGATGCTGGCGGGCAATCTCCGCCAGCGCATCGGCCACCACCCCTTTGGTCAGCGACTGCACCAACCCGGCGCTGACATTACCGCGTTTCAGTCCCTGGATATCATCAAAACGTTGGCGGGTAACGCGAAATTCACGCTGCCAGCGCATCACATCGTCATACAACAGTTCTCCGGCAGTGGTCATGCGCAGCCCATCGGGCAGACGTTCAAACAAGGCCGTACCGAAACTCTCCTCAGCCTGCAAAATTTGCCGGTTAATCGCGGATGCCGACACATGCAACTTCTCCGCCGCCTTACGCAAACTGCCGCTACGCGCCACTTCGGCAAAATAAACGGCAAATCGGGAAAATGGACTCATGGCTCACCTGTACTGATTTTTGCAACACAGAATTGAATTAATGCTGATGGATTTGTACAGGCATGATTATTCACAATGACCGGACAAAAATGAAGACTTTATTGTGAGCCACAGACAGGAC
Coding sequences within it:
- the msrA gene encoding peptide-methionine (S)-S-oxide reductase MsrA, which codes for MKQESAIFAGGCFWCTEAIFQSIDGVISVESGYIGGHVASPSYDQVYSDTTGHAEAVRIVFDADTVSYDDLLDIHFATHDATQPNIKDGVERSRYRSALFPTSEAQRLAAQQGIARAAEELGAPLVTQLEPLNEWYPAEDYHQNFWEKEGQENAFCMMNIPAKLQKLRKKFPQQAR
- a CDS encoding LysR family transcriptional regulator; amino-acid sequence: MSPFSRFAVYFAEVARSGSLRKAAEKLHVSASAINRQILQAEESFGTALFERLPDGLRMTTAGELLYDDVMRWQREFRVTRQRFDDIQGLKRGNVSAGLVQSLTKGVVADALAEIARQHQWLRLELTVDNSHAISQLIRQSEIDFGLILDPAGQSGLDVLAFAELEMGVVLPPQHALSGRSALSLSELSGERHIIPGESLVVHERVAALYRKQGLAPDNIIACNDIRLIRSLVTQGTGICVLSLLDVMSEVAEQQLCFVPLKNSVLRPLTLALCTAPSRQLSRAAQQVIQRITEVIEEMTPQRR